In the Danio rerio strain Tuebingen ecotype United States chromosome 8, GRCz12tu, whole genome shotgun sequence genome, one interval contains:
- the si:ch211-87m7.1 gene encoding leucine-rich repeat-containing protein 2 isoform X3, with the protein MYVCSSTGKLLNLRELNVNYNKLLSIPAELGECVNLEHLEMTANTHLAELPFELSNLKKLQHLDLAENKFPSIPICVLRMESLKCLDISNNALRDLPEDIDRLEALEMLFLHRNAVRYVPMSTNNLLHLKMLVISADQLYSLPSHLVDNPKIKLIRLYDNPIKAEDEEEMNMDAEAQDTHEKEFMKTYIESLQDRDTQPSYTTKVSLSCLL; encoded by the exons atgtatgtctGCTCCTCCACAGGTAAACTGCTCAATCTGAGGGAATTAAACGTCAATTATAATAAACTGCTGAGCATTCCTGCTGAACTGGGCGAGTGTGTGAATCTGGAGCACCTGGAGATGACCGCAAACACACACCTGGCGGAGCTGCCCTTCGAg CTGAGTAACCTGAAGAAACTCCAGCACCTGGACTTGGCAGAAAACAAGTTTCCCAGCATCCCCATCTGTGTGCTGCGCATGGAGAGCCTGAAGTGTCTGGACATCAGCAATAACGCACTCAGAGACCTGCCTGAGGACATCGACAG GCTGGAGGCTCTAGAGATGCTGTTCCTGCACAGAAACGCGGTGCGCTACGTGCCCATGAGCACCAATAACCTCCTCCATCTGAAGATGCTGGTGATCAGCGCAGACCAGCTCTACAGCCTCCCCTCACACCTAGTGGACAATCCCAAAATCAA ATTAATCCGCTTATATGACAATCCTATAAAAGCTGAGGATGAAGAGGAGATGAACATGGATGCAGAAGCTCAGGACACGCATGAGAAAGAGTTCATGAAGACTTACATTGAGTCTCTTCAGGACAGGG ACACTCAGCCTTCATACACCACCAAAGTGTCTCTGAGCTGCCTGCTGTAG